In a single window of the Gossypium hirsutum isolate 1008001.06 chromosome A13, Gossypium_hirsutum_v2.1, whole genome shotgun sequence genome:
- the LOC107895068 gene encoding protein NRT1/ PTR FAMILY 5.10: MSDLAAAETPLLDDSVKGCLDFKGRPVHRSNSGGWTSASFIIAVEVAERFAYYGISSNLITYLTGPLGLSTAAAAAQVNSWSGVATLLPLLGAFLADSFLGRYRTIILASLVCILGLGLLTLSATLPSVTTSGAPNADNVTLNTSSMLQYQVILFFFSLYLVAFGQGGHKPCVQAFGADQFDAEHPVECKAKSSFFNWWYFSIAAGILLTLLILNYIQENLSWVLGFAIPAIVMAVGLLVFLLGTMTYRFSVEGDKESPFVRIGRVFILAIRNRKIASSAIATEESFKQFKFLDKALLASDSTMEQGKVCSMREVEEAKAVLRLAPIWATCLIYAVVFAQTSILFTKQGATMDRSITRGIEIPAATLQCFISFSILLFIPIYDRIVVPLARAFTGKPGGITMLQRIGTGIAVSAIAMVIAALVEMKRLQTAREHGLVDKPNVTVPMWVWWLVPQYSLCGLSDVLAIVGLQEFYYDQMPNELRSIGIAFYLSILGFGSFLSSFLISVIETVTGKDGRDSWFADNLNRAHLDYFYWLLAALSALGLALYVYSARSYIYARRSTS, translated from the exons ATGTCCGATCTTGCAGCTGCTGAAACTCCACTTTTAGATGACTCAGTTAAAGGCTGCCTTGATTTCAAAGGCAGACCTGTGCACCGTTCAAACTCCGGTGGATGGACTTCGGCTTCTTTCATAATTGCGGTTGAAGTTGCTGAGAGGTTTGCTTATTATGGAATCTCTTCAAACCTCATAACATACTTGACGGGGCCTCTGGGTCTGTCCACTGCCGCCGCCGCTGCACAAGTTAACTCCTGGTCAGGGGTGGCCACGCTTCTGCCACTCCTGGGTGCTTTCCTTGCTGATTCTTTTCTTGGCCGATACCGTACCATCATTCTTGCTTCCCTTGTTTGCATTTTG GGGCTAGGCTTGTTGACTCTGTCAGCCACTCTTCCATCTGTCACCACTTCTGGTGCCCCAAATGCTGATAATGTCACATTAAACACTTCATCAATGCTTCAGTATCAAGTGATACTATTTTTCTTCTCACTATATCTGGTGGCATTCGGACAAGGTGGGCACAAACCATGCGTTCAAGCATTTGGTGCTGATCAATTTGATGCAGAACATCCTGTGGAGTGCAAAGCCAAGAGTTCGTTCTTTAATTGGTGGTACTTTAGTATTGCTGCTGGTATCTTACTGACGCTTTTGATTTTAAACTACATCCAGGAAAATCTTAGTTGGGTTCTTGGATTTGCAATACCTGCTATTGTGATGGCTGTTGGACTGCTTGTTTTTCTGCTTGGAACAATGACTTACAGGTTTAGTGTCGAAGGGGATAAAGAAAGCCCATTTGTGAGGATTGGTCGAGTTTTCATTTTGGCCATTAGGAATCGTAAAATAGCTTCTTCAGCAATTGCTACAGAGGAAAGCTTCAAGCAATTCAA ATTCCTCGACAAAGCCCTGCTTGCTTCAGACAGTACAATGGAGCAGGGAAAAGTGTGTAGCATGAGAGAGGTTGAAGAAGCAAAGGCTGTTTTAAGGCTTGCACCAATATGGGCTACATGCTTGATTTATGCAGTTGTTTTTGCACAGACATCGATATTGTTTACTAAGCAAGGTGCTACAATGGACAGATCAATTACAAGAGGAATTGAAATACCTGCTGCCACACTTCAGTGTTTCATTAGCTTTTCAATTCTTCTCTTCATTCCAATATATGATAGAATAGTTGTTCCTTTAGCAAGAGCCTTCACTGGGAAACCAGGAGGAATTACAATGCTTCAAAGAATTGGAACTGGTATTGCTGTGTCTGCTATAGCAATGGTGATTGCTGCTTTAGTAGAGATGAAGAGGCTTCAAACTGCTCGAGAACATGGGTTGGTAGACAAGCCAAACGTGACAGTTCCAATGTGGGTATGGTGGTTGGTCCCTCAATACTCACTTTGTGGATTATCTGATGTGTTGGCAATAGTTGGTCTTCAAGAATTTTATTATGACCAGATGCCAAATGAATTAAGGAGCATCGGTATTGCATTCTACCTTAGCATCCTTGGTTTTGGAAGCTTCTTAAGTAGCTTTCTCATCTCTGTAATTGAGACAGTAACTGGTAAAGATGGCAGAGATAGCTGGTTTGCAGATAATCTTAACAGGGCACATCTTGATTACTTTTATTGGCTGCTTGCTGCACTTAGTGCGCTTGGATTGGCTCTCTATGTATATTCTGCAAGATCTTATATTTATGCTAGGAGAAGCACGTCGTAA